The DNA sequence CGCTGCCACGGCATCGTAGAGACGCTGTTGCTCGGCCGTTGGCTCGCCACCGGCCACGAAGGTTCGGGTCATGTCGCTGCCGTAGCCGTCGACCTTGGCGCCGAAGTCGATCACCACCAGATCGTCGGCCTCGATGGTCCGCTCCCCCGGCCGGTGGTGCGGCAGCGCGGCGTTGGGACCGGAGGCGACGATGGTCTCGAAGCTCACATCGTCGGCACCGTGCTGGCGCATCGCATGGTCGAGGGCCATGGCGAACGCCCGCTCGGTGGGTCGTTCGGCAAAGAGTGCAAGGGTGGCGAGCAGCGCCCGATCGGCGATGGCCGAGGCCCGTTCGAGTCGCGATCGCTCGCCGGGATCCTTGTGCCGACGCAGCCCTTCGACGAGGCCGCGAGTGGGGACCAGTTCGGCGTCGCTCAGCTCGGCCTGGTAGTCGCTCAGCGTGCTCCACACCAGGTGGTCGGCTTCGAGACCGACTCGGTCACCGCGACCGATGGTCGAGGCGACGAGCGTGGGCACCTGGGTCACCGTGATCTCGACAGCGGCATCGACGCCGTTGGCCGCCAGCTGCCGATGGGCTTGCTCGTCGTAGCGCCCATCGGTGATGAGACGGCACTCGTCGGGTCCGACCATGAACGTGCCGTTCGAACCGGTGAAACCGCTCATCCAGCGGATGTTCACCGGCTTGGTGACCACGAGCCAGTCCACGCCGAGTTCGGCCATGGCGCTCCGCACCCGAGCGACCCTCGACGCGACATCGCACGGGACGAGCTCGGGCAGGCCGCTGCGATCGATGCTGGCACCCTGCTCGCTCACTGGCGCATCCGATCGAGCGCAGTGAGCAACAGGTCGGGATCGTCGATCACCACCGGTTCGACGCCGTTGGGTCCGTCGAGCACGAAGGTGACGCCGTCGAGTGCCTTCTTGTCGCGAGCGAACAGGGCGATCAGCTCATCGTGGTCGGCGTCGTCGGGGACGGTGGTGACGAGGTCGTACCCGCTCACGACCACACGATGCTGGGCCAGGCGGTCGTCGTCGATGCGGCCGAGCAGGCGTGCGAGCTCACCGGCGTAGACGAGGCCGATGGCGACCGCCTCGCCGTGGCGAAGGTCGTAGCCGGCGGCCGTTTCGAGCGCATGGGCCAGCGTGTGGCCGTAGTTGAGGATCGCTCGCAACCCGCCCTCGCGTTCGTCGGCGGCGACGACGTCGGCCTTGATCCGCACCGAGGCGGCGACTCGTTCGACCAGGGTCATCGATTCGAAGGTGCGACCACGCAGGCAGTGGTGCGCGATCGTTCCCTGCTCACCCAGGGATGTGCCGCCGAGGAAGTGGTACTTCGCCATCTCGCCGAGGCCCGCCCGATAGTCGCGGGGCGGCAGCGTGGCGAACAGGTCGGTGTCGCACAGCACGGCCGACGGCTGCCAGAACGCCCCGACGAGGTTCTTGCCTTCGGGAAGGTTCACCCCGCATTTGCCCCCGATCGACGCGTCGATCTGACCGAGCAGTGTGGTACTGACGTGCACGACGGGAATGCCCCGGTGATACGAAGCAGCGGCGAAGCCACCGAGGTCGGTCACCACTCCCCCGCCGACGGCAATCACCACGTCGTTGCGGTTCATTCCCCATTGGGCGAAGCCGCGCACGAGAGACTCGAATTCGGTGAGGGTCTTGGCCCGTTCACCGTCGGGCACGTGGAACACCCGGTGTTCGATACCGGGATCGACCTCGAGGCCGATGTTCTCCTGGGTGACGATGGCAGCCTTGCGAGCGGAGGGCGGCACGACACCGGCGAGTTCGCGGCTCGCACCGGGCCCGATCAGTACGGGATACGACCGGCCGTCGCCCAAATGCACCGTCTCGCAGATCAGACCGGAATCGTGAGTCATCCGCTCAGGCTAGTGGGGCCCCGATCGCCGACAGGCTCGGATCGGAGTACACGATCAACACCAGGGCGCCGAGCACCAGGAACGGACCGGCCGGCAGCTCGACCTTCAGACCCTTGCCCATCACCTTGCCGTACAACACCCCGAGCACACCGAGGGTGAAGAAACCGACCAGCAGGGCGTAGAGCACCATCATGACGGCGGTGAGCGAGTCGGCGGCCACCCATCCCATGGCGAGGCCGAGCGTCGGCGCCAGCTTCACGTCGCCGAGGCCGAGTCCCGGCGGGTAGACGATGAAGGCCAGGCCGAGGATCCCGAGATACGTGAGCGCGCCGATGAGCGCGGGGTAGATGCCATCGGCGTGGTCATTGGGGCCCGACAGGACGAGCACACCGAACAGGGCGGCACCGAGGGTCGGATAGGTCAAGATGTTGAGCAGCAGCTTGTGTTCGAGGTCGATGATCGACATTGCGACGAACGACACGAATAGGAGCAGGTAGGGCACCAGGATCCAGGAGGCGCCGAACCGAGCCCCCATGAAGGCGAAGCACGCGGCCAGGGCAAGATCGGTCACCGGGTAGCGCCAACGGGGATGTGTCGGGTCGGTCGGGCAGCGCCGGAACCACGAGGCGACGGGGACGAGCGAGGCGGAACCGAGCGAGGC is a window from the Acidimicrobiales bacterium genome containing:
- a CDS encoding Xaa-Pro peptidase family protein; this encodes MSEQGASIDRSGLPELVPCDVASRVARVRSAMAELGVDWLVVTKPVNIRWMSGFTGSNGTFMVGPDECRLITDGRYDEQAHRQLAANGVDAAVEITVTQVPTLVASTIGRGDRVGLEADHLVWSTLSDYQAELSDAELVPTRGLVEGLRRHKDPGERSRLERASAIADRALLATLALFAERPTERAFAMALDHAMRQHGADDVSFETIVASGPNAALPHHRPGERTIEADDLVVIDFGAKVDGYGSDMTRTFVAGGEPTAEQQRLYDAVAAAQAAGVAAVRAGADQRSIDTTCRDVLAQFDLADAFVHGTGHGLGLEIHEQPILSARSVGILTAGLIVTVEPGAYLPGFGGVRVEDTVVVTDTGCVPITHCPKGLDPVAVARANRSEDSSHGQHHHE
- a CDS encoding 3-dehydroquinate synthase family protein, with translation MTHDSGLICETVHLGDGRSYPVLIGPGASRELAGVVPPSARKAAIVTQENIGLEVDPGIEHRVFHVPDGERAKTLTEFESLVRGFAQWGMNRNDVVIAVGGGVVTDLGGFAAASYHRGIPVVHVSTTLLGQIDASIGGKCGVNLPEGKNLVGAFWQPSAVLCDTDLFATLPPRDYRAGLGEMAKYHFLGGTSLGEQGTIAHHCLRGRTFESMTLVERVAASVRIKADVVAADEREGGLRAILNYGHTLAHALETAAGYDLRHGEAVAIGLVYAGELARLLGRIDDDRLAQHRVVVSGYDLVTTVPDDADHDELIALFARDKKALDGVTFVLDGPNGVEPVVIDDPDLLLTALDRMRQ
- a CDS encoding A24 family peptidase, translated to MSSHLVLAMVLGTVGLIIGPLVGIVVDRAVERETPVLEHRCQRCSASLGSASLVPVASWFRRCPTDPTHPRWRYPVTDLALAACFAFMGARFGASWILVPYLLLFVSFVAMSIIDLEHKLLLNILTYPTLGAALFGVLVLSGPNDHADGIYPALIGALTYLGILGLAFIVYPPGLGLGDVKLAPTLGLAMGWVAADSLTAVMMVLYALLVGFFTLGVLGVLYGKVMGKGLKVELPAGPFLVLGALVLIVYSDPSLSAIGAPLA